One window from the genome of Bdellovibrio sp. NC01 encodes:
- a CDS encoding GNAT family N-acetyltransferase — protein MVEIKEKNFNDFFKTPSVVYPKDFPFVSQLKMDLERFLSMKNPLFRTEKDFSYFTAYKNGKLAGRILTHIHHASNEKYGWKRAYYGFFDLIDDVEVAQALLKKAEEFAKSHGCNEVIGNFNMTAMQMIGVVTKIHKNYHYTDQVFAPEYVAKLLEKCGYEATFPMVTHEVDIQAFNPESLLGPKQKEIMADPKYTFEKLQSDNLEKVMEAMRQCLNHGFSENPMFVPLTSEEIYFQAKDMMLIIDKETSVIANYEGKPVGVLICIPNLNPFLKAIGSKFGITTPYHFLMHKLRRESATIIFYSVYKEFQSRGLNGVMLYDIMSALKRRGYRTFGGTWISLDNKASLRQAEKLNATLMHELNLYRKSV, from the coding sequence ATGGTTGAAATTAAAGAGAAGAACTTTAACGACTTTTTCAAAACTCCGTCAGTGGTTTATCCAAAAGATTTTCCATTTGTATCACAGTTGAAAATGGACCTTGAACGCTTTTTAAGTATGAAAAATCCGTTATTCAGAACAGAAAAGGATTTTTCTTATTTCACCGCTTACAAAAACGGTAAGTTGGCGGGTCGCATTCTGACTCATATCCATCATGCATCGAATGAAAAGTATGGTTGGAAAAGAGCTTATTACGGTTTCTTTGATTTGATTGATGATGTTGAGGTCGCGCAAGCGCTACTTAAAAAAGCGGAAGAGTTCGCGAAGTCGCATGGTTGCAATGAAGTGATTGGTAACTTCAACATGACGGCGATGCAGATGATCGGTGTCGTAACAAAAATTCATAAAAATTATCACTACACGGATCAAGTGTTTGCCCCGGAATACGTCGCGAAGCTTTTGGAAAAGTGTGGCTATGAAGCGACATTCCCAATGGTCACTCATGAAGTAGATATTCAAGCATTCAATCCTGAAAGCCTGCTTGGTCCAAAACAAAAAGAGATCATGGCAGATCCGAAGTATACGTTTGAAAAACTACAAAGTGATAACTTAGAAAAAGTTATGGAAGCGATGAGACAGTGTTTGAACCATGGGTTTTCTGAAAACCCGATGTTCGTGCCACTGACTTCTGAAGAAATTTATTTCCAAGCTAAAGACATGATGCTGATCATTGATAAAGAGACTTCGGTTATTGCCAACTACGAAGGCAAGCCGGTGGGCGTTTTGATCTGTATCCCAAATTTGAATCCGTTCTTAAAAGCGATCGGTTCGAAATTTGGTATTACGACGCCATATCATTTCTTAATGCATAAACTCCGTCGCGAATCAGCGACGATCATTTTCTATTCCGTTTATAAAGAGTTCCAATCACGTGGTCTTAATGGTGTGATGCTTTACGATATTATGTCGGCACTGAAGCGTCGTGGTTATAGGACTTTCGGTGGAACTTGGATTTCATTGGATAACAAAGCCTCTTTACGTCAGGCAGAAAAGTTAAATGCGACTTTGATGCATGAATTGAACCTTTACAGAAAGTCTGTCTAA